Proteins encoded by one window of Mastacembelus armatus chromosome 23, fMasArm1.2, whole genome shotgun sequence:
- the tbk1 gene encoding serine/threonine-protein kinase TBK1 isoform X1, translating to MQSTTNYLWLISDLLGQGATANVYRGRHKKTGDLYAVKVFNNLSFLRPLDVQMREFEVLKKLNHKNIVKLFAVEEESNTRHKVLVMEYCPCGSLYTVLEESSNAYGLPEDEFLIVLHDVVAGMNHLREYGIVHRDIKPGNIMRVIGEDGRSVYKLTDFGAARELEDDEQFVSLYGTEEYLHPDMYERAVLRKDHQKKYGATVDLWSIGVTFYHAATGSLPFRPFEGPRRNKEVMYKIITEKPSGTISGHQKCENGKIEWSTEMPVSCSLSKGLQSLLTPVLANILEADQEKCWGFDQFFAETNDILHRTVVYVFSLQQATLHHVYIHEYNTAALFQELLSRRTSIPLHNQELLYEGRRLVLDPNRQAKTFPKTSRDNPIMLVSRESVATVGLIFEDPSPPKVQPRYDLDLDASYAKTFAGDVGHLWKTSESLLVYQELVRKGVRGLIELMKEDYSEIQHKKSEVFHLCSYCTQILEKTEQLFEVLMQANVLSTEYDEISDMHKKVLRISSSLEPIERATQDMKSKFLPGGPLTDTWTQQVGTHPEDRNVEKIKVLLDAITAIYQQFKKDKAERRLPYNEEQIHKFDKQKLVLHASKARSLFTEECAMKYRLFISKSEEWMRKVHLVRKQLLGLSSGQLISIEKEVTMLMERAIKLQEQLPQKVLPLVSSGLKPQAYLSQNTLVEMTLGMKKLKEEMEGVVKELAENNHFLERFGTLTLDGGLRG from the exons ATGCAGAGCACCACCAACTACCTGTGGCTCATCTCAGACCTGCTGGGTCAGGGAGCAACAGCCAACGTTTACCGCGGGCGACACAAG aaGACGGGCGACCTGTACGCTGTCAAAGTCTTTAACAACCTGAGTTTCTTGAGGCCCCTCGACGTCCAGATGAGAGAGTTCGAGGTTCTGAAGAAACTGAACCACAAGAACATCGTCAAGCTCTTCGCTGTGGAGGAAGAG tCCAACACCCGACACAAGGTGCTGGTGATGGAGTACTGTCCCTGTGGAAGTCTCTACACGGTGCTGGAGGAGTCGTCCAACGCTTACGGACTCCCGGAGGACGAGTTCCTCATAGTTCTCCATGATGTGG TGGCAGGTATGAACCACCTGAGAGAGTATGGCATCGTCCATCGGGACATCAAACCAGGAAACATCATGAGGGTGATCGGAGAGGACGGACGCTCCGTCTACAAACTGACGGACTTCGGAGCAGCCAGAGAGCTGGAGGACGACGAGCAGTTTGTGTCCCTGTACGGCACAGAGGAATATTTG CACCCTGACATGTACGAGCGAGCCGTGCTGAGAAAAGACCACCAGAAGAAATACGGCGCCACGGTGGATCTGTGGAGCATCGGGGTCACGTTTTACCACGCCGCCACCGGCAGCCTGCCCTTCAGGCCGTTTGAAGGACCACGCAGGAACAAAGAAGTCAT GTATAAAATCATCACGGAGAAGCCGTCGGGGACGATCTCCGGTCATCAGAAATGTGAGAACGGGAAGATCGAGTGGAGCACAGAGATGCCGGTGTCCTGCAGTCTGTCCAA GGGTCTGCAGAGCCTCCTGACACCGGTTCTCGCCAACATTTTGGAAGCGGATCAGGAAAAATGTTGGGGTTTTGACCAATTCTTCGCCGAGACCAACGACATCCTGCACCGGACCGTGGTCTACGTCTTCAGTCTGCAGCAGGCCACGCTGCACCACGTCTACATCCACGAGTACAACAC GGCGGCACTGTTCCAGGAGCTGCTGTCCCGCAGGACCAGCATTCCCCTGCACAACCAGGAGCTGCTGTACGAAGGCCGCCGCCTCGTCCTTGACCCCAACCGCCAGGCCAAGACCTTCCCCAAGACCTCCAGAGACAATCCCATCATGCTCGTCAGCCGCGAGTCCGTCGCCACCGTGGGACTCATCTTTGAAGACC CCAGTCCACCTAAAGTGCAGCCTCGCTATGACCTCGACCTGGACGCCAGCTACGCAAAG ACTTTTGCAGGTGACgttggacatttatggaaaACCTCTGAGTCTCTGCTGGTCTATCAGGAGCTGGTTCGAAAAGGAGTTCGAGGTTTAAT AGAGCTGATGAAGGAGGACTACTCTGAGATCCAACACAAGAAGTCGGAGGTTTTCCACCTGTGTAGCTACTGTACGCAGATCctggagaaaacagaacagcT GTTTGAGGTGCTGATGCAGGCCAACGTGCTGTCGACAGAGTACGACGAGATCTCAGACATGCACAAGAAAGTTCTCAGA ATCTCCAGCTCTTTGGAGCCCATCGAACGAGCAACACAAGACATGAAGAGTAAATTTCTCCCAGGAGGCCCGTTGACCGACACCTGGACACAACAAGTGGGGACGCACCCCGAGGACCGGAA TGTGGAGAAAATCAAAGTGCTGCTGGACGCCATCACGGCCATCTACCAGCAGTTCAAGAAGGACAAGGCAGAGAGAC GCCTGCCATACAACGAGGAACAGATCCATAAATTTGACAA ACAGAAGTTGGTGCTTCATGCCAGCAAAGCCAGATCTCTGTTCACGGAAGAGTGCGCCATGAAGTATCGTCTCTTCATCTCCAAGAGTGAAGAGTGGATGAG gaaGGTTCACCTCGTGAGGAAGCAGCTGCTCGGCCTGTCCTCCGGTCAGCTGATCAGCATCGAGAAGGAGGTGACCATGCTGATGGAGAGAGCCATCAAG ctgcaggaacagctgCCTCAGAAAGTCCTCCCTCTGGTGTCCAGCGGGTTGAAACCTCAGGCCTACCTGAGCCAGAACACCCTGGTGGAGATGACACTTGG GATGAAGAAGCtgaaggaggagatggagggtGTGGTCAAAGAGCTGGCAGAGAACAACCACTTCTTAGAAAG gtTCGGGACTTTGACTCTTGACGGGGGCCTGAGAGGCTAA
- the tbk1 gene encoding serine/threonine-protein kinase TBK1 isoform X2, protein MQSTTNYLWLISDLLGQGATANVYRGRHKTGDLYAVKVFNNLSFLRPLDVQMREFEVLKKLNHKNIVKLFAVEEESNTRHKVLVMEYCPCGSLYTVLEESSNAYGLPEDEFLIVLHDVVAGMNHLREYGIVHRDIKPGNIMRVIGEDGRSVYKLTDFGAARELEDDEQFVSLYGTEEYLHPDMYERAVLRKDHQKKYGATVDLWSIGVTFYHAATGSLPFRPFEGPRRNKEVMYKIITEKPSGTISGHQKCENGKIEWSTEMPVSCSLSKGLQSLLTPVLANILEADQEKCWGFDQFFAETNDILHRTVVYVFSLQQATLHHVYIHEYNTAALFQELLSRRTSIPLHNQELLYEGRRLVLDPNRQAKTFPKTSRDNPIMLVSRESVATVGLIFEDPSPPKVQPRYDLDLDASYAKTFAGDVGHLWKTSESLLVYQELVRKGVRGLIELMKEDYSEIQHKKSEVFHLCSYCTQILEKTEQLFEVLMQANVLSTEYDEISDMHKKVLRISSSLEPIERATQDMKSKFLPGGPLTDTWTQQVGTHPEDRNVEKIKVLLDAITAIYQQFKKDKAERRLPYNEEQIHKFDKQKLVLHASKARSLFTEECAMKYRLFISKSEEWMRKVHLVRKQLLGLSSGQLISIEKEVTMLMERAIKLQEQLPQKVLPLVSSGLKPQAYLSQNTLVEMTLGMKKLKEEMEGVVKELAENNHFLERFGTLTLDGGLRG, encoded by the exons ATGCAGAGCACCACCAACTACCTGTGGCTCATCTCAGACCTGCTGGGTCAGGGAGCAACAGCCAACGTTTACCGCGGGCGACACAAG ACGGGCGACCTGTACGCTGTCAAAGTCTTTAACAACCTGAGTTTCTTGAGGCCCCTCGACGTCCAGATGAGAGAGTTCGAGGTTCTGAAGAAACTGAACCACAAGAACATCGTCAAGCTCTTCGCTGTGGAGGAAGAG tCCAACACCCGACACAAGGTGCTGGTGATGGAGTACTGTCCCTGTGGAAGTCTCTACACGGTGCTGGAGGAGTCGTCCAACGCTTACGGACTCCCGGAGGACGAGTTCCTCATAGTTCTCCATGATGTGG TGGCAGGTATGAACCACCTGAGAGAGTATGGCATCGTCCATCGGGACATCAAACCAGGAAACATCATGAGGGTGATCGGAGAGGACGGACGCTCCGTCTACAAACTGACGGACTTCGGAGCAGCCAGAGAGCTGGAGGACGACGAGCAGTTTGTGTCCCTGTACGGCACAGAGGAATATTTG CACCCTGACATGTACGAGCGAGCCGTGCTGAGAAAAGACCACCAGAAGAAATACGGCGCCACGGTGGATCTGTGGAGCATCGGGGTCACGTTTTACCACGCCGCCACCGGCAGCCTGCCCTTCAGGCCGTTTGAAGGACCACGCAGGAACAAAGAAGTCAT GTATAAAATCATCACGGAGAAGCCGTCGGGGACGATCTCCGGTCATCAGAAATGTGAGAACGGGAAGATCGAGTGGAGCACAGAGATGCCGGTGTCCTGCAGTCTGTCCAA GGGTCTGCAGAGCCTCCTGACACCGGTTCTCGCCAACATTTTGGAAGCGGATCAGGAAAAATGTTGGGGTTTTGACCAATTCTTCGCCGAGACCAACGACATCCTGCACCGGACCGTGGTCTACGTCTTCAGTCTGCAGCAGGCCACGCTGCACCACGTCTACATCCACGAGTACAACAC GGCGGCACTGTTCCAGGAGCTGCTGTCCCGCAGGACCAGCATTCCCCTGCACAACCAGGAGCTGCTGTACGAAGGCCGCCGCCTCGTCCTTGACCCCAACCGCCAGGCCAAGACCTTCCCCAAGACCTCCAGAGACAATCCCATCATGCTCGTCAGCCGCGAGTCCGTCGCCACCGTGGGACTCATCTTTGAAGACC CCAGTCCACCTAAAGTGCAGCCTCGCTATGACCTCGACCTGGACGCCAGCTACGCAAAG ACTTTTGCAGGTGACgttggacatttatggaaaACCTCTGAGTCTCTGCTGGTCTATCAGGAGCTGGTTCGAAAAGGAGTTCGAGGTTTAAT AGAGCTGATGAAGGAGGACTACTCTGAGATCCAACACAAGAAGTCGGAGGTTTTCCACCTGTGTAGCTACTGTACGCAGATCctggagaaaacagaacagcT GTTTGAGGTGCTGATGCAGGCCAACGTGCTGTCGACAGAGTACGACGAGATCTCAGACATGCACAAGAAAGTTCTCAGA ATCTCCAGCTCTTTGGAGCCCATCGAACGAGCAACACAAGACATGAAGAGTAAATTTCTCCCAGGAGGCCCGTTGACCGACACCTGGACACAACAAGTGGGGACGCACCCCGAGGACCGGAA TGTGGAGAAAATCAAAGTGCTGCTGGACGCCATCACGGCCATCTACCAGCAGTTCAAGAAGGACAAGGCAGAGAGAC GCCTGCCATACAACGAGGAACAGATCCATAAATTTGACAA ACAGAAGTTGGTGCTTCATGCCAGCAAAGCCAGATCTCTGTTCACGGAAGAGTGCGCCATGAAGTATCGTCTCTTCATCTCCAAGAGTGAAGAGTGGATGAG gaaGGTTCACCTCGTGAGGAAGCAGCTGCTCGGCCTGTCCTCCGGTCAGCTGATCAGCATCGAGAAGGAGGTGACCATGCTGATGGAGAGAGCCATCAAG ctgcaggaacagctgCCTCAGAAAGTCCTCCCTCTGGTGTCCAGCGGGTTGAAACCTCAGGCCTACCTGAGCCAGAACACCCTGGTGGAGATGACACTTGG GATGAAGAAGCtgaaggaggagatggagggtGTGGTCAAAGAGCTGGCAGAGAACAACCACTTCTTAGAAAG gtTCGGGACTTTGACTCTTGACGGGGGCCTGAGAGGCTAA
- the crebl2 gene encoding cAMP-responsive element-binding protein-like 2 — translation MDDSKMVAGKVKKPGKRGRKPAKIDLKAKLERSRQSARECRARKKLRYQYLEELVSSKERAICALREELEMYKQWCSAMDQGKIPSEIKALLTGDDQKTPQGGSSTKTSKNKNGISSGSQG, via the exons ATGGATGACAGCAAG ATGGTGGCTGGCAAAGTGAAGAAGCCAGGGAAACGTGGCCGTAAACCTGCAAAAATCGATCTGAAGGCTAAACTGGAGCGAAGCCGTCAGAGTGCCAGAGAGTGCAGAGCCAGGAAGAAGCTGAGATACCAGTACCTGGAGGAACTGGTTTCCAGTAAGGAGAGGGCTATCTGTGCCCTGCGGGAGGAGCTGGAGATG TACAAGCAGTGGTGTTCGGCCATGGATCAGGGGAAGATCCCCTCAGAGATCAAAGCTCTGCTGACCGGAGACGACCAGAAAACGCCTCAGGGTGGCAGCAGCACCAAGACGTCGAAGAACAAGAACGGCATCAGCAGCGGCAGTCAGGGTTAG
- the gpr19 gene encoding putative G-protein coupled receptor 19: protein MVYAQSSNTVGVNPSLYSPSFTYQMSFNYSERENLTVLATLPTTPLSGLEGSNRSSTSYELTSGEVAILGLVFGVLWLVSILGNALVCLVIHRSRRTQSTTNYFVVSMACADLLMSLGCAPFVLLQVASGRWPLSAAACKAVRYLQHLCPGVQVYVLLSISVDRFYTIVYPLSFKVSREKAKKMILASWLFDAAFVSPCLFFYGSTSIDSGHCDFFLPESWGSIAYATVHLLFGFLVPVALIMSFYQRVVRYIWRISADGHTVRRTMNIVPRTKVKTIKMFLMLNSVFFLTWMPFYVTQLWHPRDSAGPSRQELLFFTAIAWISFSSTASKPTLYSVYNANFRRGMRETFCMSSMKCYRSNAYTITASSRMAKKNYVGVVDIPVQAKTDTKDSVYDTFDREAKEKKVAWPTNTNPPNTFV, encoded by the coding sequence ATGGTTTACGCCCAGTCATCAAACACAGTCGGTGTCAATCCCTCCCTGTACTCTCCATCTTTCACATATCAGATGTCATTTAACTACTCAGAGAGGGAAAACCTCACTGTCCTGGCAACCCTACCCACAACTCCCCTCAGCGGCCTTGAGGGCTCGAACAGGAGCTCAACCTCCTATGAGCTGACTTCAGGCGAGGTCGCCATCCTGGGCTTGGTGTTTGGGGTTCTCTGGCTGGTCTCCATCCTGGGAAATGCCCTCGTCTGCCTGGTCATCCACCGGAGCCGACGGACTCAGTCCACCACCAACTACTTTGTGGTGTCTATGGCCTGTGCAGACCTGCTTATGAGCTTAGGCTGTGCCCCCTTCGTCCTGCTGCAGGTTGCCTCAGGAAGATGGCCTCTGAGTGCTGCTGCCTGCAAAGCTGTGCGTTACCTGCAGCACCTGTGCCCCGGTGTGCAGGTCTACGTCCTGCTTTCCATCTCTGTAGATCGCTTCTACACAATTGTCTACCCTCTCAGCTTCAAGGTGTCCAGGGAGAAAGCAAAGAAGATGATCCTGGCTTCATGGCTGTTTGATGCAGCTTTTGTGTCACCCTGCCTCTTCTTTTATGGATCCACATCTATAGATAGCGGTCATTGTGACTTTTTCCTTCCAGAGAGCTGGGGCAGTATAGCCTATGCCACTGTTCATCTCCTGTTTGGTTTTCTGGTCCCAGTGGCACTGATCATGTCATTCTATCAGCGGGTAGTCCGCTACATCTGGAGGATCAGTGCCGACGGCCACACAGTACGCCGGACAATGAACATCGTCCCACGGACTAAAGTCAAGACCATCAAGATGTTCCTCATGCTCAATTCAGTTTTCTTCCTCACCTGGATGCCGTTTTACGTCACCCAGCTGTGGCACCCGAGGGACTCCGCCGGACCCAGCAGGCAGGAGCTCCTCTTCTTCACAGCCATTGCTTGGATCTCCTTCAGCTCCACGGCTTCCAAACCGACCCTATACTCCGTCTACAACGCAAACTTCAGACGGGGCATGAGGGAGACCTTCTGCATGTCATCCATGAAATGTTACCGCAGTAACGCCTATACCATCACGGCCAGCTCTCGAATGGCCAAAAAGAACTATGTTGGGGTGGTGGACATCCCGGTCCAAGCAAAGACGGACACCAAGGACTCCGTTTATGATACATTTGACAGAGAGGCAAAGGAGAAGAAAGTTGCCTGGCCCACTAACACCAACCCTCCGAACACCTTTGTGTAG